The nucleotide sequence GGCGCATCATTCCTTCCTTCACCGCCAATACTTTGCGCGCACGCGGCGAAGAACCTGGCCTGCGCAATATCGCGCCGCTCAATGTCGTCTCCATCGCCGCCGTGGCCGTAATGATCGTCGTCGATGCCGTAGCGCCGCTTTCCGTGGCCGGCGGCGCGATCAGCCTTTTCGCGGCGCTTGCTGTCTTCGCCCGTCTCTCCGGCTGGCAAAGTTGGCGCACGCGTGGTGAGCCGCTGTTGTGGATCTTGCATCTCGGTTATCTGGCACTTGCCGCCGGACTGGCTCTCAAGGGCGTCGCCGCCTTGACCGAGGCTGTGCCGCTCGATGTCGGCCTGCATATGCTGACAGTCGGCGCCATCGGGATGCTGACCTACGGCGTCATGACGCGGGTCGTCCTCGGCCATACCGGCCGCACGCTGAAACTGCGGCCAAGCATCGTCACCGCTTACTATCTCCTGCTCGCCGCTCTCATCCTGCGGCTGATCGCGCCGTTCCTGCCCGAACGCCTTTACAATGGCGATTTGCACCTGTCGGGCGGGCTGTGGTCTGCGGCGTTTATCCTGTTCCTGGTCGTCTATGCCCCGATGCTGTGGCGCGCCCGGCCGGACGGAAAAAGCGGCTGAGACAGGCGGCGGACGTTGGGCTAAAGTGCCTGTCGAGAATCAGCCCGCGAATAGATGAGAGATCAGCATGAGAAGCCCGATTACGCCAAAAACCCTCCAATCCGTCGCTGCCGAGCTTGCCGGACAACCGATCAGCGCAGAAAAAGCCGCGGCCCACGCCGAGATGTTCGAAAGCATCATGAAGTCGATCGAGAGCTTGCGCGACCTGCCGATCAAGAATGTTGAGCCGGCCGTGGTCTTTCGCCCGGTCGAGCGTGGGGGC is from Pseudomonadota bacterium and encodes:
- a CDS encoding NnrS family protein, coding for MLGFGFRPFFFLAGVHGVVALLLWLAIQADSLSAPGHWPGVTWHGHEMLFGYAPAVLAGFLLTAVPNWIGVPPLHRGALAALVVLWLAGRAAVALAGYLPMLAVAAIDAAFLPAVMATLLPPLIARKQWRNVIFMIPLTALTLTNLALHFSVAGELDVLPRDAFIVATGLFALFITVMGGRIIPSFTANTLRARGEEPGLRNIAPLNVVSIAAVAVMIVVDAVAPLSVAGGAISLFAALAVFARLSGWQSWRTRGEPLLWILHLGYLALAAGLALKGVAALTEAVPLDVGLHMLTVGAIGMLTYGVMTRVVLGHTGRTLKLRPSIVTAYYLLLAALILRLIAPFLPERLYNGDLHLSGGLWSAAFILFLVVYAPMLWRARPDGKSG